The following proteins come from a genomic window of Polaribacter dokdonensis:
- a CDS encoding PorP/SprF family type IX secretion system membrane protein → MRKFKSFILKIQFSKQLLLGVLLLLLVSSSYAQQLPNYTQYLYNMQIINPAYVGTRAELSMSALSREQWVGLEGAPTTRTFSVNGRTRRGLGIGATFVNDQIGLSTTNNVNVDISYTLITSKYSRLSFGLKGGLTFFDNNLANAITPDNEINTSISGQYPNVGFGAFFYNRKFYAGLSIPYILETPQFYIEDNFSEARLAKNANYFLTAGYLFELREGVIFKPSTMVRYSANLPLSIDLNANIFYKDKIEAGLSYRHQNSLSALFALIIKEKFRVGYAYDHRFEAFGGNFSTHEFILHIDINLKRNTRWLLSNKCYF, encoded by the coding sequence ATGAGAAAATTTAAATCCTTTATCTTAAAAATTCAATTTAGTAAGCAATTACTTCTTGGTGTTTTATTGTTGTTATTAGTTAGCTCAAGTTATGCTCAACAATTACCTAATTACACTCAGTATTTATATAATATGCAAATTATAAATCCTGCTTATGTTGGTACAAGAGCAGAATTAAGCATGTCTGCATTGTCTAGAGAACAATGGGTAGGTTTAGAGGGTGCACCTACTACTAGAACGTTTTCAGTTAATGGTAGAACAAGAAGAGGTTTAGGTATAGGAGCAACTTTTGTAAACGATCAAATAGGTTTGTCTACCACCAATAATGTAAATGTAGATATATCTTACACTTTAATTACTTCAAAATATAGCAGATTATCTTTTGGATTAAAAGGAGGGTTGACCTTTTTTGATAATAACTTAGCCAATGCAATTACTCCTGATAATGAAATAAACACATCCATTTCTGGTCAATACCCAAATGTAGGTTTTGGAGCATTTTTTTACAATAGAAAATTTTATGCTGGTTTATCTATACCCTACATTTTAGAAACACCACAATTTTATATAGAAGATAATTTCTCTGAAGCAAGACTCGCAAAAAATGCGAATTACTTTCTTACTGCAGGTTATTTATTTGAGTTAAGAGAGGGTGTAATCTTTAAACCTTCTACAATGGTTAGGTACTCAGCCAATTTACCATTATCTATAGATTTAAATGCTAATATTTTCTATAAAGATAAAATAGAGGCAGGTTTGTCTTATCGTCATCAAAACTCTTTAAGTGCTTTATTTGCTTTAATTATTAAAGAAAAATTTAGAGTTGGTTATGCCTATGATCATAGATTTGAAGCTTTTGGAGGCAATTTTAGCAC